Sequence from the Panicum virgatum strain AP13 chromosome 5N, P.virgatum_v5, whole genome shotgun sequence genome:
GATCACTTCTGGTCCTGGgtggcggcgcctccgccgcgccccatGACCGACGTGATCGCCGCCACCAGCGCAGTCTGGAAGCTCGGGTCTGACGTGATCGCCTTCGCGATGGTGTCCGTGAcggccggcgccaccgcgccatggccggcccCGAGGCTGCTCGTCCTCTGCAGGTACGTCTGGGCGCCGTACAGCTGCTCCGGCCTCGACGACCcacccaggccgccgccgaacAGGTGCcccagcgccggcgagctcttTCCGTAGTACGACGGAGTTGCAGCGCCGTACGCCAGGTACCCGCTGCTCCAAGTCGCCGGGACCGCCTTGGACTCGTaaccggccgcggcggcggcggcgtaggacGAGGGGTGCATGAGGGAgtgcggcgccgccggggtCGTGAGGTCGAGCGTGATGGTGGGGCACGCCGCGGCGGTGGAGACCATGGTGGTCGGGCCGAGCAGCCCGGCGGCCGCGAGCGGGAGGTGGTGGCCGTGGGCGAGCGAGgccgaggtggaggaggtggatccgGAGGTGAGCATGGCTGCCGCAGCCGACGTCGTGGacgccatggccgtggccgccggcggGAGCTGGTGGTTGTGCTGGCCCTCGTACGTGGTGATCAGGATCGACGTGTCCTCGGCGCACCGCTGCACCTGCTTCCTCACCGGGCAGTGGGGCGCCACCGTGCAGCGGTAGTAGGCGCGCGGGCAGGGGTTCCCCTTGGAGATCTTCTGCCCATACTTCCGCCATTGGCAACCATCCGGCATCTGATATCACCAGCACGACATGAATTAGCTGAGGCATAATTATTTCTTGTTCGTAGTAGGGTAAGGTAGCAGACGTGTCACGCCTCGATCACGTACCGTGGGAGTGTTGCATTTGACCCTGACGGAAACCCTAGCCTTCTTGGCCTGCTGCTGGACCTCGTCGTCGGCGCCCTCCCCGGCGCTCGGACTCTTGCGCGCGGTACCAGGCGGGCACGCGTCGGCGTCCTTGGCAGGCGGCTTAGCGGTGtcgccggcgctgctgctgtCGGAGCTCAGGTTCAGGAcgggcgccgccgacgcgccgcTCGCCTTGTCGTCGTCCGCGGACAGCCCGCTGCGCCGCGCGATGCCGAGCCCGAGGGAGAGCTGGCCTTCGTCGGCGGCGGTCTCGGCGGTTccggacgaggacgaggacctCTCGTGTCCCTTGCGGCGGGCGCCGTTGGACCTCGTGCCGAGGCTCAGGGAGACgaggtcgtcggcgtcgtcggctCCGGTGGGCAgcgagggcgccggcgccgcggggaGCTTGGCCTTGGCTGCTTGCTCGTGCACCTTGACGACGTCGAGGAAGTGCGTGTGCAGCGACTGGTACTGGCTGACGATGCGGGACAGCGTCGTCTTGAGGCGCTCGTTCTCCTCCCTCACCTCGCCCATCTCCGCCTTGGCCGCCTCTAGCGTGCGTTGTTCCTGTGGCCCAACATCCATGCAGTTCAACGCGATGAGAATTCCGTTGGCGGCAATAAAAATGATACCATCTTTCTCAAATTCTCAACCGAATTTCAGTTCATCATGGAGCCGGATTTACCTGCTTGATGCTTGCATCGCTTTGCGTTGATGGAAAGCTTTCGAAGACGATCGGGAGAGGGCTTCCCATCTGCATCCACAAAAGCAACCATCATCAGATCTCCGTTGCGTTCAACTATACACAACCAAAGACCAAAAGAGcaaggaagaggaagagcaGCAGGTCATGTACTGAATTCGTACCGCTGTCATCTCCGGCTTGGCATCGGCTCTCTTCTCCTCCTTCACCGGCGTCGGCCTCTCGACGGCGACCTCCATGGCAGCCAAGCTACTAGCTCGACTAGAGCACAAGCTAGTAGGACTGGGAACTCGatcgccgccgcaccggcccACAAgacggccggcctgcccctttccGAGCGGATAGCTTTTGGCAAGCAATGCCTTGTCCTGGCAGTAGTACCTCTGCCCTCCTCGCCGTCCTtataaagaagaagaggaagagacgAGGCAACGAGGCTTAAGCCTGCAGTTTCTGACTGGCTTGGAGTAAGCGAGAATAAAGAATGGCGAGATGCCGCACCGAATCTCAGTGGCCCGGCCAATCAGGgtccagtcgtcgtcgcccaTACGGCTGGGCGCATCAAAACGGTCAACCGGCTTAGCTTGCCAGCCAGGCCCACGGCCGGGGGGCGGGCCAGGTTGCGCGCGGTGAGATGAGCGAGCGCAATAGAATACTCGCCGTCCCcgttgtcatcgtcgtcgtcgtcggcgttGCGGTCCTCGATCCCCAAACGTGTCCTGCATGTCGTtgccgccgcgtcgtcgtctGCGCCTGGTCCACGCGCCAGGGCTCTCTACGCGCGAGCTACAGCTAGGTAATTCAGCTCTACTGCTCCGGCGACCGGCTGACCACCGTTGGATCAAGCGgttagccgccgccgccgccgcaacttTGCAGTCGAGGTCGATGGGGATGGCAGGTTCTGACTTGTCCAGCTGACAAAATGAGTGCTGCGTTCTTACATGTTGGCTCCCGGTGGCCGGCGTGTGTGTGTGTACGAACGCGGGAGCTCGCTCGCGCCCGGCATTTGTTTAGGGCGCCCGGTTGACTTCCTACTGCCGGTGGTGGGGGTGCTACCCTgtcgatttttttttgaatgtcgAGTTCAAGAAGGAACCCCGGATGTTGAGGAATTGTTCAGCCATCGGTGGATCAAATCTGAAGAAATTAAACAAGCTCGCCGAATTATTATCCTACTATACTGCCACTGAAGACGCTTCTTCTCTTCAGATTTTAACAAGTCAAGCAGCGAAAAATGGGACCTGGATGAAAAGTACTTGTGTGCTCCAGCAATCCACATGGGAATCGTTTACCTCTTTATCCGCCGTGAAGTATCTCCTTTTGAAAGAATCTACTCTTTTATCGGATTCGGAGCATAGCGGATGTTACATAGATGCGTATACGAATATGCTTTGTTTGAAATACCGAAATCGAACGTGAATGGACCAGTGTTGAAGTGAAAGTAGACTTCAAATAGTCTTATAACCTATACACTAAAAATACTTTGATATGAAATTTTTGTGATGTCCAGTAACTCATATTAATCTAAAACTCCTCTTCGATAAAAAGCTTCTCCTCGGACTTCAACTACTCAACAGGGGCGGATCCAAGGGTCctagggggctccagccccttACCCTCAACAATTTTCAACTATAAATGGaggtagaaaaaaaaagaagagagcaagaagaaaggaaaataaGCCCTCTCTAATTTTACATCTAAATTCGCTACTGCTACTCAACCGCCTGGAGTAAGAGGGTGTTTTGGAACAGGGATTTAAAAAAGTCACaaggactttttagtatttagaaatattaaataaaagttaattataaaactaactgcagaaccctgtgactaaactgcgagacgaatctaatgatgtatcttaatctatgattagcgaatggttactgtagcatcactgtatcaaattatgaattaattaggctcattagattcgtctcacgaaaaagcactcagctgtcaaaaaacatttataaacatattttatttaataatataaaatagtaagattctttttgatgtgatagggacttctgaaaaaaaaattggaaccaaacagggcctaacccAACGTGAATTTCTGTTTGCGAAATATGAAGCGTCCTAGGTGGATCAATTCTGGTCCGGGTACGAATCCCAAAGCAGAACGACACATCCTTCCACAAGCCTAGTGAGACCGTGCGTGGGAGCCGTCACCCTTGACGGGATCATCGGCTGCAGGGGCCAAGGGACAGGGAGGAATAAACAAGGCGCGGCATGTGACGCGAACGCGACGTGAGATGGATGGGAGAAGCGAAGATGCCTCCCGATCGAGTCCGCGTTGATGACCAGCGGGATaccatcgatcgatcgatccgtGCGCATGCGATGCGACCATGCACCTGCCTGCTGcacgcgcacgcacgcacgccgcAGCTTCTTCTTCCATCCCAACTGGTGCCGCGAGCGCGACAGTTCAGTGTGTTGCGACTATTCCTGTGTTGCCAGCCAATCggaggattttttttgttttttgaggTAGGGGAGGGTGGAAGTTTTGGTTGGCCTACCTGTTGAGATCCCAGCGAAGCCCGTTGAAACTGTTGCGCCCTAGGCCGTACCCGAGGGATCCCCCAATGCTATGCTACCTCGCCTTCCCTTCCCTCTGTTtccatcttctttttcttcttcttcttcttcttgtttaaTCGGCAGGCAAGGCATGGAGGGCGTGACCTCACCTCACCGCCCGTTGAATATGGTAGCAGCCTTGATCCGTCTCCACCGCGACCATTAACAAAACTGGCCGTGGTGATCGTGTTCCCATCGGCCGCTACAGGGTCCGCGCAGGCGGGGCCCACCGGCGCGGAGAGGAACCGATGCGAGCTTGCTGCTGGGTCTGACCTCTGAAACTCTGAATCGTCATCGGATTGCCACAGGGCCGTGCCGGTATAAAATGGAGCCCCGTGCAAAATTCTAAAGTGAAGTTTACTAGAGTAGTGAAATAGAACaattaaatattaaatataacatAATTATATCTAATATACTATATAGGAATGAAATATGTTAAGAATTATACCTATTTAATCTTTGTTgcataatatttatttaaataaCTCTATTCTCGTCGtgttccttcaaaaaaaatatttatgatacataaTCAATCTACTCCATCTTTCAAGTTCTATGTGACCAAATCATTAAGTGCGATTTGCCGGAATCATATTTTCTAGATCGATTTGCAGAAGATATgacttcaagatatctttataTCACAAAAGTGATCGGCAGCTGCCAAGACTCAGCAATTGGGTAAGCTAGCAGGCCTTTTTTATGTAAAGATGAATCGGCAGCTGCCAAGACTCCAGAGCAACTGCGGAAGCTAGCAGGTCTTTTGGCCAGGGGCGTGCATCCAGCGTTTGTTAGTTACATTTTGAGGTGAGGAGCCTTAAAATTTGACCTAAATAATTTAAAGGCTGGGCTctaatattttataattttcaaCTTATAATTTAAAGGCTGGGCTCTAAAATTTGACCATTGTCATGATCCTTTATCACCCGTAGTTACATTTGCGCCTGCCGGTTATGAATAAGAGAGCTAGTTAATAGTTATTGGATTAATAGATTTGATCTTGATGTGCTATGTGAAAAAATTGGAGGCCCCAAAAAAATGAGAGGGCCTGGAGCGGCCGCACCGGTGGCACTGGCACACCCTTCCGCCCGGGCCTGTTGCCTGAAGAAAAGTGGAGTACACACCGTCACCACCATACACACGCTCAAAAGCACGCGCCCTCATGCTTGATGACAGTTGCTGGAGCTCCCATCAGAGGGTTTACGTACCTTGGAAAAATGAAGCCAAAGCTTGTGTTTCGGTTGCGTCTGACCTTTCGGGATTCAGAATTTCAGATCGGAGAGCTTTCGCATTCAGGGGAGGAGGATTCGGTCCAAGGCGGAATCGCCCATGACGTATGGCCCTATACAGATGGTGTCATGCCATAGCACCATTTCCAACAGACCAACAAGGAACACGCAAATCGGATTTGAAAAAGGGCATATCAGCGGAGAAAAAACGGCATGAAGATAAATAAGCACATGGAGGTTGGATGATGGACTCAGTTCAAGTAAACTGCAGGTTTAGTCAACGGATGCATCAAGGAGCGGTCTTTCCAACCTAATTAATAAATATatgtaatatatttattaaaatgaATACAGCTAACACCCagcaaataaaaaagaaaaatagtaaatGTGAAGCCAAAGCTTTTTCAACGATCTGGTCAAATCTTTGGACCTCAAGTGGGGCAGGAGCGATGCAGATTTCCATCACATTTTTCTTAAGGAAAGACCCCGTGCACCCTCCTTGCACAGCCCAAAGAAATTAAGCGAAAACAAATGGTTTCTCCTCTTGTTCCCTTCCTTCCGGTGTTTGATGCTAGGAAGCCACTGATACATCATCGTTCGGCAAATTTCAAAACCGGCGTCGGAAATTCAGGCTCACCCTACCGACAGTCCTCGCCGAGTTTTCCAGATGTCAAATACTGCTGGCAGTGTTTTCGTTTCATGGATTACCGAGTCCTGAAAAGAAAACTGCAAAGTCAGAAGGAGATCATTCTGGGAAGTcgtctttcacatggatcagtTCAGGGAACTGCCCTATGAGAACAATTGTAATGTAACTTAGCCACAAAACGAATAGAATAGTAGCAAGTTCTTGCAACCTGTGCATTCAAATACTCGAGGTCAACAATTTGTCAGAAATTATGGAAGTGTCAGATCATGGATCTGCCACACCAAAACTGAACTGAAGACTAATGATGGACAGGCAGATATAGATATAATTCAGTCGCTACAGATCATACTACACCCCCAATAAGACTTTTCCACAGATTTGGAACAGTAACATTTATATTTCCCAGAAGACTTTGCAATTGCTTGACCAAGGTCAAGACTTGAACGGCACTTTTTCCAATGCATGTTGAAAGGAAATCATCAACTGAACAGAAGTGGTAAAGTACAGGAAAAATTTACTATGTAATAAAAGAAGTGTTTGTTCCTATTTCACTTTCTTCGTAGAAACTAGAGAGTATGACATCCACCTTTGTCAATGTGTAATCTTCGGAACCATGCGTTTTGGACTACCAAACAACTAAGTCATTACGCTATCAGATATAGTCAAATATAGTGTTTGGTTATTGTTTGTAGAAAATCAGCACGTTGTTCATGTCCATTTGTTCACCAGCcccagagggagggagggagggagagagagagagagagagagagagagagagagagagagagagagagagagagagagagagagagagagagagagagagagagagagagagagagagagagagagagagagagagagagcagcccGGGTTgcatagctcaaaagaaacgtTCTTTAACACACATCATAAAACTTTCTGGATTGTAATGACAGCACATTGTGATCAAACAACAAGGACCAGCATAGTCAAGCTGGGATCGCTTAGTTTAGTTAAACTAATGAGTAACGACATAAACTTGACAATTAATTTCTGGACTAACGCTGACTGGGAAAGGACAAATCTGTGGATGCACAATACAACCAAAGCTAGATTACCTGCTAATGCTAGTTAAACTGAACACCGGTGGTGTGTCGTGGCTTATATCACACAGTGGACTGCCTGTAATTAACTTAGTTGTTAGCAAATTAGTTAGAAGATGATGCTGATAGTAGCTTACTTGCTACTCGTTAGTATAACAACTGTACACGAATACTGACAATTGTTGCTTGACCTGGTTGTTGATCTATCAAAATGAAGTAAACTTAAACAACGGGCTACTTGATGGTTCTCACTATGCTTCCTTTAAAGGGTTCAGACTGCAGCAATCGAATATTGTTAATAGTTCAAAGTGCAGACAAAATATTAGCTTTTACTTCATGTAAAGAATGTTAACCTCAATTGACTTTTATGGATTAGTACCTAAGTTGCAGGGGAGGTTTTATTCAGCACGGTAGAATCAAGTAATTAATGAAAATAACATGTAATGTATGTTTATATGTTAGGTAAAAGCAATGACAGGACAGCACAGGTAACGTCAGGATTTTGACTTTGGATTACTGAGTTTCAGTGTACCCGAGTACTATCCAAGTTGCATCTTCAACCCTGTGTGCTTACCATAGACTATTCTCTTTTAGCATGGAACCTCACTCAACTATAATTTTACTCTTCATGCAATGGTTCATCAGCTATTAATTTaatgggaacatatcaggtgcaaaccaacatcTCCGTgtaaactatgaaaacttcaatctaggtcatcagatcaacatccaagggaatgggcgcagagaggtgggagggggatttgcaaaagtatgattacccaatccaagggcgggtccagattgtaaaacTATCCAATTCCCcataccccttggatgttgatccaatgactcagattgaagtttccatagtttgcacaaagattggtttgcacctgatacgttCCCTAATTTAATATAGCTAGTTTATTGCCCCTGTAATCATCATTAGCGATAACAGCGGGAATGAGCTAAAGATAAGGCTGTAGTAGTCAGCTTCGAGGAAATAGCCAAGCTCAACTTGTCTCCATGCCCACAAGAATGATGCAAGCTGTACTATTGTTCTCACTTACTAACAATGACTTCCTAAAAGATCTGAAATAAAAGGGCAATTTTGGCAGCCTGcatacaatttttttaaaaaaaaaattgctgcATACAACTTTCAGAGGCAGGGCACTTTGTAATTCTCTGGAGCATCAGGTTGAACTTTCTTTTAAAGAAGGTTGAGCTTTGTTTTCCATTTTTTAAAACTAGTATACCCTCCATCAAATTTCCAATATGAAATGAAATAAGAACATATCATTTAGAACAAACAGAGGTAATTTGGGGAGCTGGGTGCCTGGGTTATTTCCTTGCAGAAAGACAACGAAATGTTCTGATGGCTCTCAAGTTTACCTGGAAAGCAAAGATGGTACTGCTTAAGCAATTCTGAGAAAGTAAACCCAAAACTTTCTCATGCTTCAAGTAAACCCTTGTGCCAAGACCACTGGTGCAATAATTGACTGCCTAAATGACgattttctataaaaaaaagagCAGAATAAAATAATGTGACTATTTCAAATGTCAACTACTCGGTTGGTGTGAGAAAAACAATGATTCGGTCACACCAGCCTTTTTCCAATGAGGATAAAATCACAAGGGGCGCTCAGCCGCTCAGTTCTTCAGCAACTAAACAGATTAAATGTCAACCGtaggtttgtaatgtgtgaacACTTGCATAGGCAGCTTGGGCTGTGACAATATTGTACGGCAAGTCAGGAGACTTCTCTTATCTCCGGTGACAATGCATGTTTGACATTGTAACAGGTTGCAATACAATTGATGGATCCAGGTCGTATTCATACTGAAGCATAAATGTAACTTCGGAATATCTTGCAAAAGAACAAAAGATTCAGTACGAAATGAGTAGTATGTTTGATGAGTTTGAATAACGACAACCAATCAGCGCTTACCAATATGCCCCACCGTTTCTTCATTCTGATCAGATTTCTCCAAAAACACTTATCTCATCTGTTATGAAGCTATTAAACTATTGAAGAGACCATTTATGCACCCCCAGATAGGAAGAGATGGACAAGAAAGGAACTCCCTGTCTGCTAGACACCTTACACCTTGTAAACATTTAATAATTTAACAATTTCCAACGCTGCACAAGGCATGTCAATCAGGCAACATTTTCAACAACCCAAGAATGGATAGGACTAAAACTCATACCAACTGATAGACACTACAGACAGAACTGGGGGAAGAACAAGTATACACCAAGGGCTACATAACCTATTGTGCTGCCAAGCAAGTTCCTTGTTCTCATTGCTTATTACTAAGTAATTCCAGTTGGAGTAATGATGAACTGTGATTCAATGATGATCAACGGAAGCCTTAAGGCCCAGCTCTCTATGTACGGATTTCCATTTGGTCACCTTCATTTCAGCAATGTATTTACACCAAACACATGCTCTCCACAAAACCAAGGCATCCTCACAAGCATAGGAGTTCACTGGTCCGAAATTCTTGGGCCCATATATGTTGATCCAACAAGATAAAAACCTTCTGGTGGTTCACTCTCTTCCAGCCATTCATATCTGTCACCTCCAGGCAATAACATCGAGCCTCCTGTAAATGCACCTTCTCAAGTTAATTGGCATTATTTTATCTTTATGTTAGAATGCTTACAAGTTGCAACGTATAATATGACCAGGGAACATGGTACAGGAGATTAAACTTAAGGTGTGAGTGGACAATATTCACAGTAAAGTTTTAGCACTTTCACTGAGTAGGAGCCTGacttacaaaaaaaaataaagacatGATGCTTGCTTAACTAATAAAGTTTTCTATGGGACAGCAATCTTAGGATTTCAAAGGACAGACATACATAGATTTAATAGAGTGGGCAATATATAGGATATGCATATCATTATCTGATTTTGTTGTATGGCAGAATTTCATTTCTATCTACATATTTTGGATCAAGGATATGTATTGAATGTTGAATCAGAAGACATAAACATACTAGGACAAGTCAAATTGTTGGTTTAAGAAGTAACAATATTCCAACACACCTAATACAGCCATTTGAACTCAGGTCTTACCAACAGAAATTGTGGACGAAGAGACATTGTAGTACTGGCAGTGCCTTCCACTGCCATCATCGTATGGAGGGCCAAGGACATCAAGCACCGCACAAGCATTCTGTGCGGTAAAGCAATGCATGTTACCACCATCTTCTGGATATAGTACCGATGTTTCGCGAGGTGCAGTCAAGATGCCGTCAGACTTCACCTTTGCCAAACGTGGTCCTTGCAATTGAACATCTGTGATCAAAGGAGAGCGATAAAATaaaatgtatttttttaaaaaaaatatgtgtGAGAACGTTCTGCTTAGGAAAAATGAACTAATCATACCAGGTATATCTTGTTGGGCAGCAGCCCAGTCATAAGATTTCACATGCATGGTGCCAAATAAAAGTTTGCTAAACACAGTCATGCCAGGGTGATTATGGAGAGGAATGACACCCCTTGAAGGCAAGCAAAAGATGCCGATCTGTATGAATAAGTACAGACATATATGCCTTAAAACTCCAATGGGACAGCTTCAAAATATGCTAAATAATCAAGTTCTATGGTATTTTCAGTGACGAGTAAGCATACCGAGAAAGCCTCACACTTATAGAGGTGCAAGTAAGTGATTTTAGGAGTGCCACGGGGATCAACACGTCGAAAATATGACATGTTGGGCGTTAGACCAACATCTGCTGCTGTAAAACTATCTGCAGGACACAAATGACTAAATCTATATCAGAAGAACAGAGTATATGCGGAACTTGGATAGTGCAACTCTCTTGCAGTCGCAGACCCCTTTAACTAGAACTTGAGTAGAAAATGAATCATCATTATAAACATGTGGTAAACTCACCTAAAAAAGAACATGTGATAAACTCATCATAAACCTACACTTTTGGAACTCAGCGTAAACTCAAAGAAGAGAAAGCTCGTACTCAATAACTCATATTAGCTGCATGATGGGATTGATGATTGATTGGCACAAAAGGCCTATGTATATCATGTTTACAAGTACGGAGCCAACATTGAAATGGTTTATCATCTCGTAAACTGGATTAAGGGTGCAGCTTGTCACGTAAGGTAGTAGCAGGAACAAAATATAGTGATATGTGCTACATTCAGGGTCTGCcccgaaaagaaaatcaaagaaccGATTGGCATGCATGTAGACGTAAACATCACACCACAAGCACCATTGACATAAACATCACGGTACGTCCATCAGgaggaataaataaaatatccTCAAGGAACAAGGATGGTACAAGATCAGTTTCCATCATTATAATTATTCGAGAAACATGCTCAGCAAGCTTGGCAAGTTGCCATTAAGTAACTATTCATGGTACCTGGCAAGCTTTTGGCGGCCAAACGAAATAAAAGAGAACCCTAGTGCAGCTCCAAGATGGATGAAATATTGACTGTATCCCGCCCCACAAAGCGAAATAataccagcaggcagcagctacATCGTATT
This genomic interval carries:
- the LOC120677013 gene encoding probable WRKY transcription factor 72 codes for the protein MEVAVERPTPVKEEKRADAKPEMTAMGSPLPIVFESFPSTQSDASIKQEQRTLEAAKAEMGEVREENERLKTTLSRIVSQYQSLHTHFLDVVKVHEQAAKAKLPAAPAPSLPTGADDADDLVSLSLGTRSNGARRKGHERSSSSSGTAETAADEGQLSLGLGIARRSGLSADDDKASGASAAPVLNLSSDSSSAGDTAKPPAKDADACPPGTARKSPSAGEGADDEVQQQAKKARVSVRVKCNTPTMPDGCQWRKYGQKISKGNPCPRAYYRCTVAPHCPVRKQVQRCAEDTSILITTYEGQHNHQLPPAATAMASTTSAAAAMLTSGSTSSTSASLAHGHHLPLAAAGLLGPTTMVSTAAACPTITLDLTTPAAPHSLMHPSSYAAAAAAGYESKAVPATWSSGYLAYGAATPSYYGKSSPALGHLFGGGLGGSSRPEQLYGAQTYLQRTSSLGAGHGAVAPAVTDTIAKAITSDPSFQTALVAAITSVMGRGGGAATQDQK
- the LOC120676379 gene encoding plant cysteine oxidase 1-like, with product MAAPVAAVQRLFEACREVFNDAGPGAVPPPAGIERVKAVLDSFTAADVGLTPNMSYFRRVDPRGTPKITYLHLYKCEAFSIGIFCLPSRGVIPLHNHPGMTVFSKLLFGTMHVKSYDWAAAQQDIPDVQLQGPRLAKVKSDGILTAPRETSVLYPEDGGNMHCFTAQNACAVLDVLGPPYDDGSGRHCQYYNVSSSTISVGGSMLLPGGDRYEWLEESEPPEGFYLVGSTYMGPRISDQ